A genomic segment from Amycolatopsis camponoti encodes:
- a CDS encoding ArsR/SmtB family transcription factor: MTTARARGLTHGVPAEVSLQDALAAVADPVRRSILRELAAVPEWTKACGTFAQPVAKATLSHHFAVLRAAGLIEQRDAGPRRLNRLRRPEFDAVFPGLLDLVLSHPGR; encoded by the coding sequence GTGACCACCGCTCGGGCCCGCGGGCTGACGCACGGCGTCCCGGCGGAGGTGTCCTTGCAGGACGCCCTCGCCGCGGTCGCCGATCCCGTGCGCCGCAGCATCCTGCGGGAGCTGGCCGCCGTGCCGGAGTGGACGAAGGCGTGCGGCACCTTCGCCCAGCCGGTGGCGAAGGCGACGCTCAGCCACCACTTCGCCGTGCTGCGGGCGGCGGGCCTGATCGAGCAGCGCGACGCCGGGCCGCGGCGGCTGAACCGCTTGCGGCGCCCGGAGTTCGACGCGGTGTTCCCCGGGTTGCTGGACCTGGTGCTCAGTCACCCCGGCCGGTGA
- a CDS encoding LysE family translocator has protein sequence MVSGAHFAAFAALTFLMVVVPGPSVLFTISRALTVGRRDALLTVVGNSAGVYTQVVAVAFGLGVLVTTSAAVFTAIKIAGAIYLVYLGVQALRHRRRLTEAMAAKVPATPGRVLTVLRDGFVVGFANPKSIVFLAALLPQFVDPVAGSVPVQMLLLGLCLPAIALATDSAWALVAGTARAWFARSPKRLEMVGGTGGLVMIGLGTTLAFTGRGD, from the coding sequence ATGGTCTCCGGTGCGCACTTCGCGGCCTTCGCCGCACTGACGTTCCTCATGGTCGTCGTCCCCGGTCCGAGCGTGCTGTTCACCATCAGCCGCGCGCTCACGGTCGGGCGGCGCGACGCGCTGCTCACCGTCGTGGGCAACTCCGCGGGCGTCTACACGCAGGTCGTCGCGGTCGCGTTCGGCCTCGGCGTGCTCGTGACGACGTCGGCCGCGGTGTTCACCGCGATCAAGATCGCCGGCGCGATCTACCTCGTGTACCTGGGCGTCCAGGCCCTGCGGCACCGCCGCCGGCTCACCGAAGCGATGGCCGCCAAGGTGCCCGCGACGCCCGGTCGCGTCCTGACCGTGCTGCGCGACGGATTCGTCGTCGGCTTCGCGAACCCGAAGTCGATCGTGTTCCTCGCGGCGCTGCTGCCCCAGTTCGTCGACCCGGTCGCCGGGTCCGTGCCGGTCCAGATGCTGCTGCTGGGCCTGTGCCTGCCGGCGATCGCGCTGGCCACCGACAGCGCGTGGGCGCTGGTGGCGGGCACCGCCCGCGCGTGGTTCGCCCGCTCGCCGAAACGCCTGGAGATGGTCGGCGGCACCGGCGGCCTCGTCATGATCGGCCTCGGCACCACCCTCGCCTTCACCGGCCGGGGTGACTGA